Proteins co-encoded in one Papaver somniferum cultivar HN1 chromosome 5, ASM357369v1, whole genome shotgun sequence genomic window:
- the LOC113283404 gene encoding uncharacterized protein LOC113283404, translating to MKALSSLILKEKRKLNRCSLANFSMAYSFSAKAMESLTRRKARPTIFFILCLLIIFKLVTTFNSAQVDNKMISNVPRKLLGRVPEIKYPIRSPRSNWLHRNFAPEEPGLPPITFRIPAPPPPPPRPLLHHVFPWY from the exons ATGAAAGCATTATCCTCTCTTAttctcaaagaaaaaagaaagctaAATCGTTGTTCTCTAGCCAACTTCTCAATGGCATATTCATTCTCTGCCAAAGCAATGGAGTCTTTAACCAGAAGAAAAGCTCGACcaaccatcttcttcatcctGTGTCTCCTCATTATTTTTAAGCTCGTAACTACATTCAATTCAG ctCAAGTAGACAATAAAATGATTTCTAATGTTCCAAGGAAGTTGCTGGGACGAGTGCCAGAAATAAAGTATCCAATCCGTTCGCCACGTTCAAATTGGTTGCACCGTAATTTTGCCCCTGAAGAGCCTGGTCTTCCTCCTATAACATTCCGCATTCctgctcctcctcctcctcctcctaggCCCCTACTGCACCATGTCTTTCCTTGGTACTAA
- the LOC113283403 gene encoding magnesium transporter MRS2-I-like, which yields MGREGHIVPLDTHAVTKKTAAARSWIMLDCTGEGTVLDVDKYAIMHRVQIHARDLRILDPLLSYPSTILGRERAIVVNLEHIKAIITAEEVLLRDPTDDNVIPIVEELKRRLPPANAFRQGPGDGNEQFNGQNDVEAGEEDESPFEFRALEVALEAICSFLDARTTELETAAYPALDELTSKISSRNLDRVRKLKSAMTRLTARVQKVRDELEQLLDDDDDMADLYLSRKMASSSPISGSGAPNWLPASPTIASKISRASRASAATFRGDENDVEELEMLLEAYFMQVDGTLNKLTTLREYIDDTEDYINIQLDNHRNQLIQLELFLSSGTVCLSIYSLVAGIFGMNIPYTWNDGHGFMFKWVVILSGVVCASLFVLIISYARHKGLVGS from the exons ATGGGTCGAGAAGGGCATATAGTTCCATTGGATACACATGCTGTAAcgaagaaaacagcagcagcaagaaGTTGGATTATGTTAGATTGTACCGGTGAAGGTACTGTTTTAGATGTTGATAAATATGCTATTATGCATAGAGTTCAGATTCATGCAAGAGATTTAAGGATTCTTGATCCGTTATTGTCTTATCCTTCTACAATTTTAGGGAGAGAAAGAGCCATTGTTGTTAATTTGgag CACATTAAAGCTATTATCACTGCAGAAGAG GTATTACTTCGGGATCCAACTGATGATAATGTTATTCCCATTGTTGAGGAGCTTAAAAGGAGGTTGCCTCCTGCAAATGCATTTCGTCAAGGTCCAGGAGATGGGAACGAACAATTTAATGGGCAAAATGATGTTGAAGCGGGCGAAGAAGATG AGTCTCCCTTTGAGTTCCGCGCCTTAGAAGTGGCACTGGAAGCTATTTGCAGTTTTCTTGATGCCCGTACAACAGAATTGGAGACTGCTGCTTATCCAGCATTAGATGAGCTGACATCCAAG ATTAGTAGTCGCAACTTGGATCGTGTTCGTAAACTGAAGAGTGCAATGACGAGATTGACTGCACGCGTGCAAAAG GTGAGAGATGAGCTTGAACAACTTTTGGATGACGACGACGACATGGCCGATCTTTACTTATCGAGGAAAATGGCTTCATCATCACCCATCAGTGGATCTGGAGCACCCAATTGGCTCCCTGCTTCTCCTACAATAGCTTCCAAGATATCTAGAGCAAGTAGGGCTAGTGCAGCAACATTTCGTGGAGATGAGAACGATGTTGAAGAGCTTGAAATGTTGCTAGAG GCATACTTCATGCAAGTTGACGGCACGTTGAACAAATTGACCACA tTACGTGAATATATTGATGACACTGAGGATTATATTAATATTCAG CTTGACAATCACAGAAATCAGTTGATTCAG TTGGAGCTCTTCCTAAGTTCTGGTACTGTTTGCCTCTCAATATATTCCTTGGTGGCTGGGATATTTGGAATGAATATCCCATATACATGGAATGATGGCCATGGCTTCATGTTTAAATGG GTGGTCATTCTGTCGGGAGTTGTATGTGCTTCCCTTTTTGTACTGATCATCTCGTATGCGCGCCACAAGGGTCTTGTTGGGTCATAG